The segment CGCCGACTTTTTTGAAGATGAGTGGCGTATATTTCTCAAAAGAGAAAACGAGCTATGGAGAGAGCGCCGTGAAACTCTCCACCTACTCGATGAAAATGGCAAAATAGTAGACACCTACAGCTACTAACGACCATTAAAGAGGATGATGCCGGCAGCAACAGCAACATTGAGTGATTCTTTCTTTCCACACATTGGAATAACAGAGACCGCATCACACAGCAGAATTATTTGTTTTGAAAGTCCTCTGACTTCATTTCCGAAAACAAATGTAACAGGATACGAATATTTTAATTTCCTATAATCAACTGCATTTTTATCCTGTTCTACGGCAACAACAAACACCCCATCTCTTTTCAGTTTGTCTATCGCAGTTCGTGCTGAGGTAGTGTGTTCCCACAACACTGATTCGTGCGCGCCAAGCGCAGTCTTCTTAATTTTTTTTTGGACTCTGCCAAAACGGTCTGTTGGGGTTGGTGTGTAGCCAGAAAAATAGATTTTTG is part of the Patescibacteria group bacterium genome and harbors:
- a CDS encoding TrmH family RNA methyltransferase, which translates into the protein MKRILQNDKKSGKKNVFLILHNIRSAYNVGSIMRTADAAGVSKIYFSGYTPTPTDRFGRVQKKIKKTALGAHESVLWEHTTSARTAIDKLKRDGVFVVAVEQDKNAVDYRKLKYSYPVTFVFGNEVRGLSKQIILLCDAVSVIPMCGKKESLNVAVAAGIILFNGR